In Podospora pseudopauciseta strain CBS 411.78 chromosome 3, whole genome shotgun sequence, one genomic interval encodes:
- a CDS encoding hypothetical protein (EggNog:ENOG503P87K), producing MSGDENTDEWEPIPSLSSLSPFSSPALSFLLLSKTDLAHDSDHPSFHSSRHDDDVLSHTPPPATTPRPPKTTPLLTPSPPSTSRSMHGSHLRTPTQPSPLQLSSSVVGLGLGHLGIGPPMVSPLQQKVPAWMSAGHHEEVIEEETSITHDADDEDEEDERDEGEVMNRQSLIYDRGVDHEVEDEQRPERSERDIMMRLSQIYGHKFEDESEKDEPRGESRQVLSHDREADDEDEDEDDDGEEDGTDEEDEVDEVDKGENGAEYEDGDEQESDDQEFGDGQNPAYDQGTDEESEGETEGQRVVDRQSVVYNPRPHGESEDETNEQVMNRQDLFRDQEGDDQSDGDTNQHSMDRQGLIWEQQHDHHSEGDTNNEVMNRLDLFQAQAGDDQSEGDTNDEVMERQNLPCERETDRLQQSFIYDHDQPTDEITQNSKAILVDRLEGLLHRLATSNPTADLDTIDILHAKVDEMERALSATSPRKPNTSRRLSSELEPLQHSQETTAHSSVQEHRNQSPTHTSNINLHQSIESMPDTLSPSASLAQLRRSLILPPALATTPPPWLLPSAVLSPIKSSEIFSTSISSPTQPELDAAAEATNEALEAAKEAARAHSEMTERIAAEADELRRDLAVVVERLKNRREETDHIHTLLIQRAEAAAERILDLEKELSDLEDDLASSESELRHLRLKLRAVETLVGEFVDPDETDPELFRCIENWKEDWRVVRERMRERKRGRKERRTRLRRREMMGVGNEEVEEGEEEGESTLTSLGGVGMGEQGKGL from the exons ATGTCGGGCGATGAAAACACGGACGAGTGGGAACCTATACCATCGCTTTCATCACTTTCGCCGTTTTCCTCCCCCGCTTTGTCCTTTTTGCTCCTCAGCAAGACCGATTTGGCCCACGATTCGGATCATCCGAGTTTTCACAGCAGTAGGcacgatgatgatgtcttgtctcacacaccaccacccgccacCACTCCCCGACCacccaaaacaaccccccttctcacacCTTCCCCACCATCTACTTCCCGGTCAATGCATGGTTCTCATCTTCGGACTCCAACACAGCCATCTCCCTTGCAGCTGAGCAGTAGTGTTGTTGGATTGGGTCTTGGTCACCTTGGGATTGGGCCACCGATGGTATCGCCGCTGCAACAAAAGGTTCCTGCTTGGATGTCGGCTGGCCATCATGAGGAGGTtattgaggaggagacgagCATTACTCATGAtgcggatgatgaggatgaggaggatgagagggatgagggggaggttatGAATAGGCAGAGTCTGATTTATGATCGAGGGGTTGATCATGAAGTCGAGGACGAGCAGCGGCCTGAGAGGAGTGAGCGAGACATCATGATGAGATTGAGTCAGATCTACGGCCATAAATTTGAAGATGAGAGTGAGAAGGATGAGCCACGAGGAGAAAGCAGGCAGGTTCTCAGCCATGACAGAgaggctgatgatgaggatgaggatgaagacgacgatggggaggaggatgggactgatgaggaggatgaggttgatgaagTAGATAAAGGCGAGAACGGAGCTGAATATGAAGATGGGGATGAGCAGGAGTCAGACGACCAAGAATTTGGGGATGGGCAAAATCCTGCTTATGACCAAGGAACCGACGAGGAAAGCGAGGGTGAAACGGAGGGGCAGCGGGTTGTGGACAGGCAGAGCGTTGTTTACAACCCACGACCTCATGGTGAAAGTGAAGACGAGACAAACGAGCAGGTCATGAACAGGCAGGACCTTTTCAGGGATCAGGAAGGCGATGATCAAAGTGACGGTGACACAAATCAGCACTCCATGGACAGGCAGGGCCTTATCTGGGAGCAACAACACGATCATCATAGTGAGGGTGACACGAACAACGAGGTAATGAACAGGCTGGATCTTTTTCAGGCTCAGGCAGGCGATGACCAAAGCGAGGGCGATACGAATGACGAGGTCATGGAGAGGCAAAATCTTCCCTGTGAACGGGAAACCGACAGACTGCAGCAGAGTTTTATCTACGACCACGACCAACCGACCGATGAAATCACCCAAAACAGCAAAGCGATTCTGGTCGACCGCCTAGAAGGCTTGCTCCACCGATTAGCAACTTCAAATCCAACAGCCGACCTCGACACCATCGACATCTTACATGCCAAAGTAGACGAAATGGAAAGAGCCCTCTCAGCCACCTCGCCCAGGAAACCAAACACATCTAGGAGGCTATCATCAGAACTAGAACCCCTCCAACACTCCCAGGAGACCACCGCCCACTCCTCCGTCCAAGAACACCGCAACCAATCCCCCACCCacaccagcaacatcaacctccaccagTCCATAGAATCAATGCCcgacaccctctccccctccgcctctcTCGCCCAACTGCGCcgctccctcatcctcccccccgccctcgcaaccacaccaccgccctggcTTCTGCCGTCAGCAGTCCTCTCCCCGATCAAATCAAGCGAGATTTTCTCTACTtcaatctcctccccaacccaaccagaACTCGACGCAGCAGCCGAAGCCACAAACGAAGCCCTCGAAGCAGCCAAGGAAGCCGCCCGGGCGCACTCGGAAATGACGGAGCGGATCGCCGCCGAGGCGGACGAGTTGCGACGGGATCTGGCGGtcgtggtggagaggttgaagaacaGGAGGGAGGAGACTGAT CATatccacaccctcctcatccaacgCGCCGAGGCGGCTGCCGAACGGATTTTGGATCTGGAAAAAGAGCTTTCCGATCTGGAGGATGACCTTGCGTCTAGCGAGTCAGAGCTGAGGCACTTGAGGCTGAAGCTGAGGGCGGTGGAGACGCTGGTGGGGGAGTTTGTCGACCCAGACGAGACGGACCCGGAGCTGTTTAGGTGTATTGAGAACTGGAAGGAGgattggagggtggtgagggaaaGGATGAGGGAgcggaagagggggaggaaggagaggaggacgaggttgaggaggagggagatgatgggggtggggaatgaggaggtggaggaaggggaggaggagggagagagtACGTTGACtagtttggggggggttggtaTGGGGGAGCAGGGAAAAGGGTTGTGA
- the MNN11 gene encoding putative alpha-1,6-mannosyltransferase mnn11 (COG:G; COG:M; EggNog:ENOG503NX7S; CAZy:GT34), protein MHFALPPRKTSIPPPYMPRSNRLPMLRRSRFKLIAITGLFFLTVIYLLTRGNGHPKLKKRMPTGNPPVVVVTVFDEAKYGKGYIDTIKENRIEYAKKHGYQTFFANVGDYDLKGAPGSWTKVVAMRHALTKYPEAYFLWYLDQNAFVMNPQLKIEDHIMKTAKLTDLMKKDHPVVPPDSIIKTFSHLTGQDVDFILTQDKDGLSVGSFIVRNGEWGEFFLDTWFDPIYRSYNFQKAETHALEHIVQWHPTILARLAIIDQRLLNSYSQGNKGDQYKDGDIAVRLVDCVSAGANACETESQRFVQQWRTSFGKS, encoded by the exons ATGCATTTCGCACTACCCCCACGAAAGACGTCGATTCCTCCGCCGTACATGCCTCGGTCGAACCGTCTACCCATGCTACGGAGAAGCCGCTTCAAGCTCATCGCGATCACGGGACTGTTCTTCTTGACGGTAATATACCTGCTCACCCGCGGCAATGGGCATCCAAAGCTTAAGAAGCGCATGCCTACTGGTAAcccgccggtggtggtggtgacggtgttCGACGAGGCCAAGTACGGCAAGGGGTACATCGACACGATCAAGGAGAACAGGATAGAATATGCCAAGAAGCATG GATATCAAACGTTCTTTGCCAATGTCGGCGACTATGATCTGAAGGGTGCGCCGGGATCGTGGACCAAAGTGGTGGCCATGCGCCATGCTCTCACCAAGTATCCCGAGGCCTATTTCCTCTGGTATCTGGACCAGAACGCCTTCGTGATGAACCCGCAGCTGAAGATTGAGGACCACATTATGAAGACGGCCAAGTTGACGGACCTCATGAAGAAGGACCATCCCGTTGTCCCGCCAgacagcatcatcaagacATTTTCCCACCTTACCGGGCAGGACGTGGACTTTATTCTCACGCAGGACAAGGACGGGTTGTCAGTTGGGAGCTTCATCGTTCGCAACGGAGAATGGGGCGAGTTCTTCTTGGACACTTGGTTTGATCCTATTTATCGGAGCTACAACTTTCAGAAGGCCGAGACACACGCCTTG GAGCACATTGTTCAGTGGCATCCCACCATTCTCGCCCGTCTCGCCATCATCGATCAGCGTCTCCTGAACTCCTACAGCCAAGGCAACAAGGGGGATCAGTACAAGGACGGAGACATCGCCGTCAGGCTCGTCGACTGTGTATCAGCCGGGGCCAACGCATGCGAGACCGAGTCCCAAAGATTTGTCCAGCAATGGCGAACCTCTTTTGGCAAATCCTGA
- a CDS encoding hypothetical protein (COG:O; EggNog:ENOG503NYAY), translated as MATESLGQQWSWPDEVRASSPEHPHQDSNWTTTPRAPATDAPTGTAPEPTPAEPPQPRYKPRTCRICLEVVQPSTELDDTVAGRVFASKARVRYVSEDPELGRLMSPCNCKGSQKYVHEGCLQAWRNAAPMSERNYWRCPTCKFEYRMERLRWSRWLSSKALRAVITILVMMITIFILGFIADPIIRYGADPLGTIAGTLLGEFDEEFDIPVQPLVEELESDNWYMHFVKGFLSLGLLGFIKSMLAISPFQIFNIRVGGGRRRRRGGTEGISWFVVVVGVVTFLAATWHAVSHFSAKFLEKLSDRVVDVQGTEPEDDEDDEDGETDESRKDR; from the exons ATGGCTACTGAATCTTTGGGACAGCAATGGTCATGGCCCGATGAAGTACGTGCTTCATCTCCTGAGCATCCGCACCAAGATAGCAATTGGACCACAACACCTCGGGCACCCGCCACGGATGCACCTACCGGCACGGCGCCAGAACCGACACCAGCAGAACCACCACAGCCGCGTTACAAACCACGTACTTGCCGGATATGTTTGGAAGTCGTGCAACCATCTACCGAGCTCGACGATACCGTCGCCGGGCGGGTCTTTGCGTCAAAAGCTCGTGTACGATATGTTTCCGAGGATCCCGAGCTGGGTCGGCTCATGAGCCCATGCAACTGCAAAGGCTCTCAGAAATATGTTCACGAGGGTTGCCTCCAGGCCTGGAGAAATGCTGCGCCCATGTCGGAGAGGAATTACTGGCGATGTCCCACTTGCAAGTTCGAGTATCGTATGGAGCGCTTGAGATGGAGCCGATGGCTGTCAAGCAAGGCGCTACGGGCAGTCATCACaatcttggtgatgatgatcacAATCTTCATACTTGGATTCATTGCCGACCCCATCATCAGATATGGCGCCGACCCTCTGGGTACCATCGCCGGAACTTTATTGGGGGAGTTTGACGAAGAATTCGACATACCAGTGCAGCCACTCGTCGAGGAATTGGAGTCAGACAATTGGTATATGCACTTTGTCAAGGGTTTCCTGTCCCTTGGCCTATTGGGTTTTATCAAGTCAATGTTGGCCATCTCGCCATTTCAGATTTTCAATATCCGAGTTGGCGGTGGTCGtcgcagaagaagaggtgggACAGAGGGCATCAGTTGgtttgttgtggttgttggggttgttacATTCTTGGCA GCAACCTGGCATGCCGTTAGTCATTTCAGCGCAAAGTTTCTTGAGAAGCTCAGCGACCGTGTTGTGGATGTCCAAGGAACGGAGCCCGAAGAtgacgaagatgacgaagacggTGAGACCGATGAGTCAAGAAAGGATAGGTGA
- the DPL1 gene encoding Dihydrosphingosine phosphate lyase (EggNog:ENOG503NXZ8; COG:E) gives MPGTSRMPVSLREGFNNVRNRSRAGSPLALGMLNLDLARNLIFFLFVLRWTRRVLWKLKGRGLIGTIVELYVDLRRILYGYFLRMPGVRNQVKKQVDEAVGKLQTKLVPLNATRYLMLPKEGWDQDAVRKELQTLADMDHTRWEDGFVSGAVYHGEDELLKLQTEAYGKFTVANPIHPDVFPGVRKMEAEVVAMVLGLFNAPAGAAGVSTSGGTESILMACLSARQKAYVERGVTEPEMILPETAHVAFRKAGLYFKIKTHLVACPAPTYQADTRAIARLINSNTILLVGSAPNFPHGIIDDIAALSKLAVKKSVPLHVDCCLGSFLVPFLSRAGFETQPFDFRLKGVTSISCDTHKYGFAPKGNSTVLYRTQQLRSYQYYVDPAWSGGVYASPGIAGSRPGALIAGCWASLMSTGEDGYLQSCIEIVGATKKLIAHITTTSPVLAQELEILGNPLVSVIAFKSKTLNIYDIADGMSAKGWHLNALQNPPAIHVALTLPIVKVWEKLAADLEAVVEQEKEKERARVAEGKGAKGKEVGDSAALYGVAGSLPNKSVVVELARGFLDILYKA, from the exons ATGCCCGGCACATCGCGCATGCCGGTTAGCCTGCGGGAGGGCTTCAACAATGTGAGGAATCGGTCGAGGGCGGGGAGCCCGTTGGCGTTGGGGATGTTGAACTTGGATTT agcCCGCAACCtaatcttcttcctcttcgtcctccgctgGACCCGTCGCGTTCTATGGAAACTCAAAGGCCGCGGCCTCATCGGCACCATCGTCGAGCTTTACGTCGACCTCCGCCGCATTCTGTACGGTTACTTCCTCCGGATGCCCGGCGTGCGAAACCAAGTCAAGAAACAGGTCGATGAAGCAGTGGGAAAACTCCAGACAAAACTCGTACCGCTCAATGCGACTCGCTATCTCATGCTGCCGAAAGAAGGATGGGACCAGGATGCCGTTCGGAAGGAGTTGCAGACGCTGGCGGATATGGACCACACTCGCTGGGAGGACGGGTTTGTTTCGGGCGCGGTCTATCatggcgaggatgagctgCTGAAGCTGCAGACGGAGGCGTATGGGAAGTTTACCGTGGCCAATCCTATTCATCCGGATGTTTTCCCCggggtgaggaagatggaggccgaggtggtggcgatggtgCTGGGGCTGTTTAACGCGCCTGCTGGGGCGGCGGGTGTGAGCACCAGTGGAGGGACAGAGTCGATTTTGATGGCTTGTTTGAGTGCGAGGCAGAAGGCATACGTCGAGAGGGGTGTTACTGAGCCTGAGAT GATCCTCCCCGAAACAGCCCACGTCGCCTTCCGCAAGGCAGGTCTCTACTTCAAGATCAAAACCCACCTGGTTGCCTGCCCAGCACCAACCTACCAAGCCGACACCCGCGCCATCGCCCGGCTCATCAACTCCAACACTATTCTCCTGGTCGGGTCAGCCCCCAACTTCCCACACGGCATCATCGACGACATCGCCGCCCTGTCCAAACTGGCAGTCAAAAAGTCTGTTCCCCTGCACGTCGACTGCTGCCTTGGCAGCTTTCTGGTGCCGTTCCTCTCCCGAGCGGGGTTCGAAACCCAGCCATTCGACTTTAGACTCAAGGGCGTGACGTCCATCTCTTGCGACACGCACAAGTACGGGTTCGCGCCCAAGGGGAACAGCACCGTCCTCTACCGGACGCAGCAGCTCAGGAGTTACCAGTACTACGTCGATCCAGCCTGGTCGGGCGGTGTGTACGCCTCCCCTGGCATCGCCGGCTCCCGTCCTGGCGCCCTCATTGCGGGGTGCTGGGCTAGTTTGATGTCGACCGGTGAGGACGGGTATCTCCAATCGTGCATTGAAATTGTTGGCGCGACTAAAAAACTTATCGCTCACATCACTACCACGTCTCCTGTTCTGGCGCAAGAGCTGGAGATCTTGGGCAACCCGTTGGTGTCAGTTATTGCGTTTAAGAGCAAGACGCTGAATATTTATGACATTGCCGACGGGATGTCGGCCAAGGGGTGGCATTTGAATGCGCTGCAGAACCCGCCTGCTATTCATGTCGCGCTCACGCTGCCGATTGTGAAAGTGTGGGAGAAGCTCGCAGCGGAtctggaggcggtggtggagcaggagaaggaaaaggaacgggcgagggtggcggaggggaagggggcaaaggggaaggaggtgggggatagCGCTGCGCTTTATGGGGTTGCGGGGAGCCTGCCGAACAAGAGTGTTGTTGTCGAGTTGGCGAGGGGTTTTTTGGATATTCTTTACAAGGCTTAG
- a CDS encoding hypothetical protein (EggNog:ENOG503NVMF; COG:Q) gives MANTYAFNSTAGFDEALAMKASAVLKVIYKYRLNRSGLGSETSDNHDMFKFFVLIYAQVWANQTIKMCLPAFPFKSPNDKCKVLGRLPDMAEQFALAHLNGLCAAIEDIYPPGAELTIISDGLVYNDLLGVPDRHVWAYGQALRDLAVEKGFGNNIKFSRLQDLLHVFPGNDLDEITYVANATEFRRALLNTFGRPDFDASVEICCNEDTCMTYRGYIKFLETDLRHVYPLGSDRSKSKFKRGTEHIAKNMLMRGDAFARAVRERFPNHLRLSIHPKGSVSNPNPKTQTNTKLPISLLPNTTPGTTPWHCCLGLKADGTILSLPRSQFDSDPSFELILSHSGHGSYYREKSPLFWNSPQVFIQPLYPCGLLIQPLVPNSLPITSIPILSIRALAEHNSPICLRGFKQTTNRDLFIQKAKEMGTTLGWPGRYEVIMSVKDVGTEFDEKGNPIVSSLSAEKMAFHYDGVFKTTQDPETGKISSLPPRFQMFVAVTPSPSNTGLTLFAASRLLFRYLEQNYKHVVSLDVLKECTMSLNTTAFGGVSLSGLPLVVEHPTTKLPCLRYHEHWPQSKTKFGPMNTRLKISERGQGGMGLTDEVVRGVLGDLLYDRRVCYRHAWSKGDVVVSDDFAMMHTRTEFVSGGGRELWRIHID, from the coding sequence ATGGCAAACACCTACGCCTTCAACAGCACGGCTGGGTTTGACGAAGCTCTAGCTATGAAAGCGTCGGCTGTCCTCAAGGTCATCTACAAATACCGTCTCAACAGATCGGGATTGGGATCTGAGACCTCGGATAACCACGACATGTTCAAGTTCTTTGTTCTTATCTACGCCCAGGTCTGGGCCAATCAGACCATCAAGATGTGTCTCCCCGCCTTTCCTTTCAAGTCCCCAAACGACAAGTGCAAGGTCCTCGGCCGTCTTCCCGATATGGCAGAGCAGTTTGCCCTGGCCCACTTGAACGGGCTGTGTGCCGCCATTGAGGACATCTACCCCCCAGGAGCAGAGCTGACCATTATCTCCGATGGGCTGGTATACAACGACCTCCTGGGCGTTCCCGACAGACATGTCTGGGCATATGGTCAAGCACTCCGTGACCTCGCTGTCGAAAAGGGGTTCGGCAACAACATCAAGTTCTCTCGTCTCCAAGATCTTCTCCATGTGTTTCCCGGAAATGACCTGGATGAGATCACATACGTCGCCAATGCCACCGAGTTTCGCAGGGCGCTCCTCAACACCTTTGGCCGCCCTGACTTTGACGCCTCGGTTGAGATCTGCTGCAACGAGGACACTTGCATGACGTACCGCGGGTACATCAAGTTCCTCGAGACAGACCTCAGGCATGTCTATCCCTTGGGTTCGGACCGGTCAAAGTCAAAGTTCAAGAGGGGCACCGAGCACATCGCCAAAAACATGCTCATGCGAGGCGACGCCTTTGCGAGGGCTGTTCGAGAACGCTTTCCCAACCATCTCCGTCTGTCTATTCACCCGAAGGGCTCAGtgtccaaccccaaccccaaaacccaaaccaacaccaagctccccatcagcctcctacccaacaccacccccggcaccaccccctgGCACTGCTGCCTAGGCCTCAAAGCAGACGGCacaatcctctccctcccccgctcccAATTCGACTCTGACCCCTCTTTCGAACTCATACTCTCCCACTCCGGCCACGGGAGCTACTACCGCGAGAAATCCCCCCTTTTCTGGAACTCCCCCCAAGTCTTCATCCAGCCCCTCTACCCCTgcggcctcctcatccaacccctcgtccccaactccctccccatcacctccatccccatcctctccatccgCGCCCTAGCAGAGCACAACTCCCCCATCTGCCTCCGAGGCTtcaaacaaaccaccaaccgcgacctcttcatccaaaaagccaaagaaATGGGCACCACCCTCGGCTGGCCAGGCCGGTACGAAGTCATCATGTCCGTCAAAGACGTCGGGACAGAATTTGACGAGAAGGGGAACCCAATTGTCTCTTCCCTATCGGCAGAGAAAATGGCGTTTCACTACGACGGTGTCTTCAAAACAACGCAAGATCCGGAGACGGGAAAGATAAGTTCTCTACCGCCGAGGTTTCAGATGTTTGTTGCcgtcaccccctccccttccaacACGGGCTTGACACTGTTCGCCGCGAGCAGGTTGCTGTTTCGATATCTGGAACAGAATTACAAGCATGTTGTTAGCTTGGATGTCTTGAAAGAGTGCACCATGTCGCTGAACACGACTGCGTTCGGGGGGGTAAGCCTGTCAGGTctgccgctggtggtggagcaCCCCACGACGAAACTTCCCTGTCTGAGGTATCACGAGCACTGGCCCCAGTCAAAGACAAAGTTTGGGCCAATGAATACCAGACTGAAAATTTCGGAAAGGGGACAgggagggatggggttgACGGATGAGGTTGTGAGGGGCGTGTTGGGTGATTTGCTGTATGACAGGCGGGTGTGCTACCGGCACGCGTGGAGCaagggggatgtggtggtgagtgatgACTTTGCCATGATGCATACGCGGACTGAGTTTGTTagtgggggtgggagggagttgtGGAGGATTCATATTGACTGA
- the PDK2 gene encoding [Pyruvate dehydrogenase (acetyl-transferring)] kinase isozyme 2 (EggNog:ENOG503NUN3; COG:T) — MSWKKSEKLMDTIRHYASFPATGVSLRQMVQFGEKPSSGTLFRASQFLAEELPIRLAHRVQELETLPDGLNEMPSVKKVADWYAQSFEEITTLPRPNLARDVRERLMKPAQITGGKGNQWLSEATPNPSIEEGQYNSWTPVSQQNAVNNGWSKGKFPATRRYFAMVDDTGDWPPELQLYNKRFAQTLHRIKRRHDSVVTTMAQGILEWKRKRQRMQIDNNIQSFLDRFYMSRIGIRMLIGQHIALTDQSHYRDPSYVGIICTKTYVKDLAQEAIENARFVCEDHYGLFEAPKIQLVCNPNLNFMYVPGHLSHMLFETLKNSLRAVVETHGQDKQEFPVTKVIVAEGKEDITIKVSDEGGGIPRSSIPLVWTYMYTTVDRTPNLDPDFDKSDFKAPMAGFGYGLPISRLYARYFGGDLKLISMEGYGTDVYLHLNRLSSSSEPLQ, encoded by the exons ATGTCGTGGAAAAAGAGCGAGAAGTTGATGGACACCATCAGGCATTATGCAAGCTTCCCTGCCACCGGGGTAAGCTTGCGCCAGATGGTCCAGTTTGGCGAGAAGCCATCCAGTG GTACCCTATTCCGCGCCTCACAGTTCCTCGCCGAAGAGCTCCCCATACGGCTCGCCCACCGCGTCCAGGAGCTCGAGACGTTGCCCGATGGCCTTAATGAGATGCCAtcggtgaagaaggtggcaGATTGGTATGCGCAGTCGTTCGAG GAAATCACAACACTACCAAGACCGAACCTCGCCAGAGATGTACGAGAGAGATTAATGAAGCCCGCGCAAATAACCGGAGGGAAAGGAAACCAATGGCTGAGCGAGGCGACACCGAACCCAAGCATCGAGGAGGGCCAGTACAACTCGTGGACGCCAGTGTCGCAGCAAAACGCCGTCAACAATGGCTGGTCAAAGGGGAAGTTCCCCGCAACAAGAAGATACTTCGCTATGGTCGACGACACGGGAGACTGGCCGCCCGAGCTGCAGCTTTACAACAAGAGGTTCGCCCAGACGCTGCACCGCATCAAGAGGAGACACGATAGCGTCGTGACCACCATGGCGCAGGGCATCCTTGAGTGGAAGCGCAAGCGGCAACGGATGCAGATCGACAACAATATCCAGTCATTCCTCGATCGCTTCTACATGTCACGCATCGGCATCCGCATGCTGATCGGGCAGCACATCGCCCTGACCGATCAGAGCCACTACCGGGACCCGTCCTATGTCGGTATTATCTGCACCAAGACGTATGTCAAGGACTTGGCTCAGGAAGCCATCGAGAACGCGCGTTTTGTCTGCGAGGACCACTACGGCCTGTTCGAGGCGCCCAAGATCCAGCTCGTGTGCAATCCTAACTTGAACTTTATGTACGTGCCTGGGCACCTGTCGCACATGCTCTTTGAAACGCTCAAGAACTCGCTGCGTGCGGTTGTCGAGACGCACGGCCAGGACAAGCAGGAGTTTCCCGTCACGAAGGTGATTGTggccgagggcaaggaggATATCACGATCAAGGTTTCGGACGAGGGCGGCGGTATACCGCGCAGCTCGATCCCGCTTGTTTGGACGTACATGTACACCACTGTCGACAGGACACCAAACCTGGACCCTGATTTCGACAAGAGCGACTTTAAGGCTCCCATGGCGGGTTTTGGATATGGGTTGCCGATAAGTCGTCTGTACGCGAGGTATTTCGGTGGGGACCTTAAGCTGATCAGCATGGAAGG CTACGGCACAGACGTCtacctccacctcaaccgcTTGTCCAGCTCGTCGGAGCCACTCCAATAG
- the PRE8 gene encoding Proteasome subunit alpha type-2 (MEROPS:MER0004996; COG:O; BUSCO:EOG092645G0; EggNog:ENOG503NTZH) encodes MADRYSFSLTTFSPSGKLVQIEYALNAVNQGVTALGIKATNGIVLATEKKSSSPLADPSSLSKISLITPNIGMVYSGMGPDYRVLVDRARKVSHTGYKRIYNEYPPTRILVQDVARVMQEATQSGGVRPYGVSLLIAGWDEGILPEEEIEAKEGEEGKKLSGKTGGILKGGPMLYQVDPSGSYFPWKATAIGKSATTAKTFLEKRYTEGLELEDAVHIALLTLKETIEGEMNGETIEIGIVGPPADHLLGVEGVEGAVGPRFRKLTPQEIEDYLTNL; translated from the exons ATGGCGGACAGATACTCCTTCTCTCTTACAACATTCTCTCCCAG CGGCAAGCTGGTACAGATCG AATATGCCCTCAACGCCGTCAACCAAGGTGTAACAGCCCTAGGCATCAAGG CCACGAACGGCATCGTCCTCGCTACAGAAAAgaaatcctcctcccccctcgccgACCCCTCgtccctctccaaaatcagcctcatcacccccaacatCGGCATGGTCTACTCGGGCATGGGCCCCGACTACCGAGTCCTCGTCGACCGCGCCCGCAAAGTCTCCCACACGGGCTACAAGCGCATCTACAATGAATACCCCCCCACCCGCATCCTAGTCCAAGACGTCGCCCGCGTCATGCAAGAAGCCACACAATCCGGTGGTGTCCGTCCCTACGGTGTCTCTCTCCTCATTGCCGGTTGGGATGAGGGTATCCTcccagaggaggagattgaggcgaaggagggcgaggagggcaagaagcTGAGCGGGAAGACGGGTGGTATCTTGAAGGGCGGGCCGATGTTGTATCAGGTCGATCCCTCGGGGAGTTACTTTCCTTGGAAGGCGACGGCGATTGGGAAGAGTGCGACGACGGCGAAGACATTTTTGGAGAAGAGGTAcacggaggggttggagctggaggatgcGGTGCATATTGCGCTTTTGACGTTGAAGGAGACGATTGAGGGGGAGATGAATGGGGAGACTATTGAGATTG GTATCGTCGGACCCCCAGCAGACCACCTCCTCGGCGTCGAGGGCGTCGAAGGGGCGGTGGGACCCCGCTTCCGGAAGCTCACCCCccaggagattgaggatTATCTCACGAATCTATGA